One window of the Dermacentor andersoni chromosome 10, qqDerAnde1_hic_scaffold, whole genome shotgun sequence genome contains the following:
- the LOC126546123 gene encoding uncharacterized protein — protein MMSFAVSSVLLGYLVTVAHGAVQYHQLIKCSQNYSAEIMGLVTRDAIIGHQMMAKIKLRVYDTIRKDLKLRVALFTPRGTVVPCIERFGSCVYDVCENVPDHKVTMWTTKCPVPPGTYWRNFVFRVSPKLEKHIGNGNLIAAMMLESKGTKLSCQALHLRVFKTRPTTDIWD, from the exons ATGATGTCGTTTGCGGTGTCCTCGGTGCTCCTAGGTTACCTGGTCACCGTTGCTCATGGCGCGGTACAATACCACCAGCTGATCAAATGCAGCC AAAACTACAGTGCCGAGATCATGGGCTTGGTAACCAGGGACGCAATCATCGGCCACCAGATGATGGCCAAGATTAAGCTTCGTGTCTACGACACCATCCGTAAGGATCTCAAGCTGAGGGTGGCACTCTTCACTCCTCGAGGCACAGTCGTGCCGTGTATAGAACGCTTCGGCTCCTg cgtgtaTGACGTTTGTGAAAACGTGCCGGACCACAAGGTGACAATGTGGACGACGAAGTGTCCCGTCCCGCCCGGAACCTACTGGCGCAACTTTGTCTTCCGAGTTTCACCTAAACTGGAAAAGCATATCGGC AATGGAAATCTCATCGCAGCTATGATGTTGGAGAGCAAAGGCACGAAGCTTTCATGCCAAGCCCTACACTTGAGGGTTTTCAAGACCAGGCCGACAACAGACATTTGGGATTAG